The Fastidiosipila sp. genome includes a window with the following:
- a CDS encoding UDP-N-acetylglucosamine pyrophosphorylase, with translation MDIPELMTKNFFYLKGDELFCSFFANSVYPWDLLACIGPFLMALGSQLPEERYVRTGKDVWIARSAKVAGFSTIKGPAIIGEETEVRPGAFIRGNVFVGDHCVIGNSTELKNAMLLGQVEAPHFNYIGDSILSFGAHLGAGVITSNLRSDRKNIKVRLGSAVMETGLRKFGAMIAENVEIGCNAVLSPGVLIGAGSMIYPLSFVRRSVPRNSIYKNQGEVTHRQLFE, from the coding sequence ATGGATATTCCCGAACTTATGACCAAAAACTTCTTTTACCTCAAGGGTGATGAGTTGTTTTGCTCCTTCTTCGCCAACTCAGTTTACCCCTGGGATCTTCTGGCCTGCATCGGACCCTTCCTTATGGCTCTCGGCTCACAGCTTCCGGAAGAAAGATATGTTCGGACCGGCAAAGATGTCTGGATCGCGCGGTCAGCAAAAGTGGCCGGGTTTTCCACAATCAAAGGGCCGGCCATCATCGGTGAAGAAACTGAGGTGCGGCCCGGGGCCTTTATCCGTGGCAATGTCTTCGTCGGCGACCACTGTGTCATCGGGAATTCGACCGAGCTGAAAAACGCCATGCTGCTGGGACAAGTCGAAGCGCCTCATTTCAATTACATCGGCGACAGCATCCTTTCTTTTGGCGCCCACCTGGGAGCGGGAGTGATCACATCCAATTTGCGTTCGGACCGCAAGAATATCAAAGTCAGGCTGGGAAGTGCAGTCATGGAAACGGGCCTTCGCAAATTCGGTGCCATGATCGCTGAGAATGTTGAGATCGGCTGCAATGCTGTTTTGAGCCCAGGCGTTCTGATCGGGGCGGGGAGTATGATCTATCCCCTTTCCTTCGTGCGCCGGAGCGTTCCCCGCAATTCCATCTACAAAAATCAGGGTGAAGTGACCCACAGGCAGCTCTTCGAATAA
- a CDS encoding AbrB/MazE/SpoVT family DNA-binding domain-containing protein has translation MSKPQGKYAWTVKVGEKGQIVIPKEARHLFDINPGDTLIILGDEQQGIAIPPKNAFTKLIAAIFGDTMPLGEKGE, from the coding sequence ATGAGCAAACCCCAAGGCAAATACGCCTGGACGGTCAAGGTGGGGGAAAAGGGACAAATCGTTATCCCGAAAGAAGCCCGTCATCTATTTGACATCAATCCCGGTGACACTCTGATTATTTTGGGTGATGAACAACAAGGAATAGCGATACCTCCCAAAAATGCTTTCACTAAACTTATCGCTGCCATCTTTGGTGACACGATGCCTCTGGGAGAGAAAGGTGAATGA